The Erinaceus europaeus unplaced genomic scaffold, mEriEur2.1 scaffold_919, whole genome shotgun sequence genome window below encodes:
- the CASP9 gene encoding caspase-9 gives GQDSLASYLRTSCQSSLQNPRAVSPLDHLPRVLEPIDLRPQVSRPVDSASGPVSNSGVVESWKEKADLAYILKADPCGHCLIINNVNFCPESRLRTRVGSDIDCGKLQRRFGSMHFLVEVLCDLTAQQMGQALVQLARRDHSALDCCVVAILSHGCQASHRQFPGAVYGTDGRPVSIERIVNIFYGASCPSLGGKPKLFFIQACGGDQKDVGFKVASTPSRDVSPPRSPETDAVPFQDSLATFDQPDAMASLPMPSDIFVSYCTFPGFVSWRETSHGSWYIKTLDSVLEQWAHAEDLQTLLLRVANAVSEKGVYKQIPGCFNFLRKRFFFKT, from the exons GGCCAGGACAGCCTGGCTTCATATCTGAGAACAAGTTGCCAGTCATCGCTACAGAATCCCCGGGCCGTCAGCCCTCTGGACCACTTACCAAGGGTGCTTGAACCCATAGACCTCAGACCTCAGGTCTCAAGACCAGTGGACAGTGCTTCCGGGCCAGTCAGTAATTCTG gTGTTGTGGAGAGCTGGAAGGAGAAGGCTGATTTG GCCTACATCCTAAAAGCAGACCCCTGCGGCCACTGCCTCATCATCAACAACGTGAACTTCTGCCCCGAGTCGAGGCTGCGCACCCGCGTGGGCTCCGACATTGACTGCGGGAAGCTGCAGAGGCGCTTCGGTTCGATGCACTTCCTGGTGGAGGTGTTGTGTGACCTGACGGCCCAG CAAATGGGACAGGCTCTGGTGCAGCTGGCCCGGCGTGACCACAGTGCGCTGGACTGCTGTGTGGTGGCCATCCTCTCGCATGGCTGTCAG gCCAGCCACCGCCAGTTCCCAGGGGCTGTTTATGGCACGGATGGACGCCCCGTGTCCATTGAGAGGATCGTGAACATTTTTTATGGAGCCAGCTGTCCCAGCTTGGGTGGGAAGCCCAAGCTCTTCTTCATCCAGGCCTGTGGCGGGG ATCAGAAAGACGTTGGATTTAAAGTGGCCTCCACTCCCTCCAGAGACGTGAGTCCTCCCAGGAGCCCCGAAACCGATGCTGTTCCCTTTCAGGACAGCCTGGCCACCTTTGACCAGCCGGATGCCATGGCGAGTTTGCCCATGCCCAGCGACATCTTTGTGTCATActgcaccttcccag GTTTTGTCTCCTGGAGAGAAACCAGTCACGGCTCCTGGTACATCAAGACCCTGGACAGCGTTCTGGAGCAGTGGGCTCATGCTGAAGATCTGCAGACCCTCCTGCTGAGG GTCGCCAACGCCGTGTCTGAGAAAGGAGTTTACAAACAGATCCCTGGTTGCTTTAACTTCCTCCGGAAAAGGTTCTTCTTTAAGACGTAA